TATCGGCATCTGGCAGCAACCCTGGGGATGCAAGATAGGGACAGCATCTCTCACTTTATTTGAAATTGCTTCCGCTACTTCATTTGCACAAATTACTGTGGATATAATAGTAAGGTAATTCCTGATACCAACAGTTCCATCTTTTCTATGGTATCCATAAAAATTCATGATTGTCCTCCTGCTGAAAACAACTATATTGGCGACCTAAAGCATAATTTCGCGTTCTGTTGCTCCGTTTTATCGAAAAAGGATCTTGATCTTGTCCTAAACCGCTTATTGATCCCCCCTGCCTCTCAAACTCTCGACATTATGCACATGCACATAATCTCCAGCGTCAATAAAAGAAGTGCTTACCCCTATTACTTCACCGTATTTAATGATGAGTGTGTTTTCAAGAACCCTACAAAGTGCAAATTTATGTCCAAAAGGTATGTCTGATTTGACTACGATTCCTTGCCCAGACTTAGATCCAACAATAACCGGCCTTGAACCTTCGGTGATATCGCATAAAGCCGTTGCTACATTGTCCCTTTCATTCATTACAATTGCCTTGATCAATTCATCACCTCCTCAAACCCTGAACTTTATTGTCATTTTTAAGTTACGCAATTTTCATGCCGGAGCTAAATAACTTAAGTTGTCTGACATTTCTTGCGAATACAAACTGCAATTTTATCATAATGAGACATATGCGACGATTTCTAAACATGAAACCGGTATCATTGTGAGAATCATGTCTCACAATGATACCGGTTTCATGTTCCCCAACAGCTATCAAACTGGCGTAGAAAGAACCAAAGGAGCAGCTATCTAATCACCAGGTTATTTAAATACTATTTGGACGTCAACAGACACGGCTAGCTTAAGTTATATTTTTTTAGCTTTCTATATAATGTGGCCCTACTAATTCCCAGTTTTTCTTCAATTTTCTTCTTCCCTTTTTCCGAGAGGCCATAAGTCCCTATGCAAGTTCTTAGAGCATTGTATTCAAAGTCTTTAATGGTGTCGATTTGGTATAGACTGGAAGACAAACCGTTGCTTTCTTCAGTTATATAAGTTGGCAAGTCCTCGGGAGCAATATAAGTATTGCTAGATATTGAAAACGCATATTCCATTGCATTTTTCAATTCCCTTATGTTGCCGGGCCACGAGTATTTAATGAGGCAGTCACAGGTTTCAGGAGTCAGTTCTATTATTCTTCCTCCCTTGTTTATACTAAAGCCTTTCAGAAAGTAATTGGCTAAAGGAATTATATCTTCTTTCCTCTCACGGAGCGGAGGAATGTTGATCTTAATTACGTTGAGCCTATAAAACAAGTCCTTTCTAAAAAGACCCTTGCTCACCATATCTTCCAAGTTTTTATTGGTTGCGGCAATTATACGGACACCAATATCAACTTGCTTATTTGAACCAACAGGTATAATGGTTTTTGTCTCCAACACTCTTAACAATTTTGCCTGCATAGAAATCGGCATCTCCTCAATTTCATCCAAAAAAAGCGTGCCTTTGTCAGCAGCCTGAAATTTTCCTATTTTGCCACCTTTTTTAGCTCCTGTAAATGCTCCTTCCGCATATCCGAAGAACTCACTTTCACATAGTGCCTCCGGTACAGCGGCACAGTTAACACTAATAAATTTCCCTTGTGCTCTATCACTTTCATAGTGTATTCCATCAGCGAAGACCTCCTTACCGGTGCCGCTTTCTCCTTCTAACAGAATCGTGGAATTCGAAGAGGACACCTTCTTTGCGATATCAATAGCCTTCTTAATATTTGGACTATAAAATACCTGGTTATCAAAATAACTTGTGTTTTTTGAATTGGCAGGTTCTATAAAAACAACTTTCAAATCCAATATCTTGTCTATAGTCCTTGGGAATACACTAAAATACCTCGTTTCACCAGAGACATCAACAGTTAACCGAAAATTTTTGTCACTTGTTTTTAAACTACTAAAAAAAGTTTTTCGAACACCATCAATGTTATCATATTCACTTATTCCAAGTATCCTTTTCAAATTATCGTTAATATATAATATGTTATTTTTTTTCGTAACCATTACATTTTTATCTATTAAATTGATA
This genomic interval from Desulfoscipio sp. XC116 contains the following:
- a CDS encoding UxaA family hydrolase; the protein is MIKAIVMNERDNVATALCDITEGSRPVIVGSKSGQGIVVKSDIPFGHKFALCRVLENTLIIKYGEVIGVSTSFIDAGDYVHVHNVESLRGRGDQ
- a CDS encoding sigma 54-interacting transcriptional regulator; the protein is MQQESLKLFSQKIIELSSIVEMDVCVVNSNLVRIIGTGRYSGLINEKVMEKSLYNRLFQSRVKYLLVKPREDKVCSSCEYLHNCSGLVHLAVPFKVKKHNIMSLSFTAVKDHYKKELLNNTSLYLHLVDFFSKQIEKEWRALDDKDVIDCRKSIQCIINLIDKNVMVTKKNNILYINDNLKRILGISEYDNIDGVRKTFFSSLKTSDKNFRLTVDVSGETRYFSVFPRTIDKILDLKVVFIEPANSKNTSYFDNQVFYSPNIKKAIDIAKKVSSSNSTILLEGESGTGKEVFADGIHYESDRAQGKFISVNCAAVPEALCESEFFGYAEGAFTGAKKGGKIGKFQAADKGTLFLDEIEEMPISMQAKLLRVLETKTIIPVGSNKQVDIGVRIIAATNKNLEDMVSKGLFRKDLFYRLNVIKINIPPLRERKEDIIPLANYFLKGFSINKGGRIIELTPETCDCLIKYSWPGNIRELKNAMEYAFSISSNTYIAPEDLPTYITEESNGLSSSLYQIDTIKDFEYNALRTCIGTYGLSEKGKKKIEEKLGISRATLYRKLKKYNLS